A genomic region of Desulfonatronovibrio hydrogenovorans DSM 9292 contains the following coding sequences:
- a CDS encoding DUF362 domain-containing protein translates to MFPAYAGADSYPHISIAKGGLEEATKAAVSTLGGMKVFVSQGDKVVIKPNMSFAHPPERATNTHPEVVRALSEMCIEAGAASVMVLDNPLQGAELCLERSGIQEACRLVPQTSVHAFSSSRFFREVRLDQGKNMRQASVMQDVLEADVLIAAPVAKSHSATGVSLSMKGMMGLIRDRGIMHRRYNLSSAIVDLCTLLRADLTVIDATRVLSSHGPYGPGEVISARTIIASRDMVAADAKTVEMFPWYGRDIRPDQVAHIREAHERGLGRMDLENLETRTVTA, encoded by the coding sequence ATGTTTCCAGCTTATGCTGGAGCGGACAGTTACCCGCATATCAGCATTGCCAAAGGTGGACTTGAAGAGGCAACAAAGGCAGCTGTTTCAACCCTTGGGGGAATGAAGGTCTTTGTCAGTCAAGGCGATAAAGTGGTGATCAAGCCCAATATGAGTTTTGCCCATCCGCCTGAACGGGCAACCAACACCCATCCGGAAGTAGTCAGGGCTTTGTCTGAGATGTGTATTGAGGCTGGGGCTGCTTCGGTCATGGTCCTGGATAACCCATTGCAGGGAGCAGAGCTCTGCCTGGAACGTTCCGGCATCCAGGAAGCCTGCAGGCTGGTCCCTCAGACTTCAGTTCATGCCTTCAGTTCCAGCCGGTTTTTCAGGGAGGTTAGGCTTGATCAAGGTAAAAATATGAGGCAGGCCAGTGTGATGCAAGATGTTCTAGAAGCAGACGTGCTTATTGCTGCTCCTGTGGCCAAGTCTCACTCTGCCACCGGGGTCAGTCTTTCTATGAAAGGGATGATGGGACTCATCCGGGACAGGGGCATCATGCATCGAAGATATAACTTGAGTTCGGCCATCGTGGATCTCTGCACCCTGCTGCGGGCGGATCTGACAGTAATTGACGCTACAAGAGTGCTGTCCAGCCATGGTCCATATGGCCCTGGCGAGGTAATCAGCGCCAGAACCATAATAGCTTCCAGAGATATGGTTGCCGCTGATGCCAAGACAGTTGAAATGTTTCCATGGTATGGCCGGGATATCAGGCCTGATCAAGTAGCTCATATCCGTGAGGCCCATGAAAGAGGGCTGGGCAGGATGGATCTGGAGAATCTTGAAACCAGAACGGTCACCGCCTGA
- a CDS encoding 4Fe-4S binding protein, with protein sequence MSFRTIIRFLSLGFFIFLLWMTTFPLKGWFPVDFFLRLDPLIFLGTVISSRQLITALIPGLLILLLTLVLGRFFCGYICPMGITLDVTDKVFGPGKNNNTKLSAQKHAVMRNIKYLVLLFILGTCLLGISSVFLASPLSLVTRFYGLVLYPGLVFMGEGFLTLVMPLSSALGVSFLTYAELEPYRFATQWFILLFFAAVFALAYYSPRFWCRYLCPSGALMALFSRNPVVGRKVSEACTDCSICQKKCPMDAIDSDPTRTSHHECIACETCVRVCPEQAVNFGIGEKKSGRVTGYLPARRQVLASLAAGAGSALLIQTGISSVKSEFIPGNILPSSLIRPPGALPEESFLGRCIRCGQCMKVCPTNTLQPVWLDGGLGGIFSPKVLPRRGPCDPLCNACGMVCPSGALRSLPLAEKMWAKIGTSYIIPFKCLAWEWKRECLVCYEVCPYAALELKRVDGNPVPVPYVIHHKCSGCGACEYHCPVQAGSAIVVEPMESLRMSKGSYIDKGRAIGLDLEADPDRQRRPPGHLFDGDDPGDLPPGFSS encoded by the coding sequence ATGAGTTTCAGAACGATTATCCGCTTTTTAAGCCTTGGTTTTTTTATTTTTCTGCTTTGGATGACCACCTTTCCCCTGAAGGGATGGTTTCCAGTTGATTTTTTCCTGCGTCTGGACCCTCTGATTTTTCTGGGAACAGTGATCAGTTCAAGGCAATTGATCACCGCTTTAATTCCAGGACTTCTGATTCTTTTGCTTACCCTGGTTCTGGGACGGTTTTTCTGCGGGTACATCTGCCCCATGGGCATCACCCTGGATGTAACCGACAAAGTGTTTGGTCCTGGAAAGAATAACAACACCAAGCTGTCGGCCCAGAAGCATGCGGTCATGAGGAACATCAAGTATCTGGTTCTCCTGTTCATCTTGGGAACCTGTCTGTTGGGTATTTCTTCGGTTTTTCTGGCATCACCCCTGTCCCTGGTCACCAGATTCTACGGCCTGGTGCTCTATCCAGGACTGGTCTTTATGGGGGAGGGTTTTCTTACCCTGGTTATGCCTCTGAGTTCTGCACTTGGTGTTTCTTTTCTTACCTATGCTGAACTTGAACCCTACCGCTTTGCTACCCAGTGGTTTATCTTGCTTTTTTTTGCTGCTGTCTTTGCCCTGGCCTATTATTCCCCAAGATTCTGGTGCAGATATCTGTGCCCCTCCGGAGCTCTTATGGCTCTTTTCAGCCGAAACCCTGTGGTGGGCCGGAAGGTCTCTGAGGCGTGTACGGATTGCAGTATCTGTCAGAAGAAATGTCCCATGGACGCCATAGACAGCGATCCCACCAGGACCAGCCACCATGAGTGCATTGCCTGTGAGACCTGTGTCCGGGTTTGTCCGGAGCAGGCTGTAAATTTTGGAATTGGAGAAAAGAAATCTGGCAGGGTAACGGGATATCTACCAGCCAGGAGGCAGGTTCTGGCATCTCTGGCCGCAGGTGCTGGTTCGGCTTTGCTGATTCAGACCGGCATCAGCAGTGTAAAGAGTGAGTTTATTCCAGGCAATATCCTGCCTTCCAGCCTTATCCGTCCTCCAGGGGCTTTGCCTGAAGAGAGTTTTTTGGGCCGGTGCATAAGGTGCGGTCAATGTATGAAAGTCTGCCCAACCAACACTCTGCAGCCTGTCTGGCTGGATGGCGGTCTTGGAGGGATATTCAGTCCCAAGGTTCTTCCTAGAAGAGGGCCTTGCGATCCTTTATGCAATGCCTGTGGGATGGTCTGTCCTTCCGGAGCTCTGAGATCGCTGCCTCTGGCTGAAAAGATGTGGGCCAAAATTGGAACTTCCTACATTATTCCCTTTAAGTGTCTGGCCTGGGAATGGAAACGTGAATGTCTGGTCTGCTACGAGGTGTGTCCATACGCAGCCCTTGAACTTAAAAGAGTGGATGGTAATCCAGTCCCGGTTCCGTACGTGATTCATCATAAGTGCAGTGGATGCGGGGCCTGTGAATACCACTGCCCGGTTCAGGCCGGATCAGCCATAGTTGTTGAACCAATGGAATCTCTAAGGATGAGTAAAGGTTCTTATATTGACAAAGGAAGGGCCATAGGACTCGATTTAGAGGCCGACCCTGATCGGCAAAGAAGACCCCCTGGCCATCTCTTTGATGGTGATGATCCAGGAGACCTTCCACCAGGTTTCAGTTCCTGA
- a CDS encoding type II toxin-antitoxin system PemK/MazF family toxin — protein MNIKRYDIYVADLNPTLGGEIKKVRPVVIVSQNEMNKHLDTIVVCPLTSKLHPLWRTRIQIKCANRNAEIAVDQIRTIRKQRLRKKIDYLSEGKAAQLRKLITDMYGE, from the coding sequence TTGAATATTAAAAGATACGACATATATGTTGCTGATCTTAACCCCACCTTGGGCGGCGAAATTAAGAAAGTACGGCCGGTCGTCATTGTAAGTCAAAATGAAATGAATAAGCATTTAGATACAATTGTAGTCTGCCCATTAACTTCTAAGCTGCATCCTTTATGGAGAACGCGGATACAGATAAAATGTGCAAACAGAAATGCTGAAATTGCTGTTGACCAAATTCGCACCATTCGCAAGCAAAGATTGAGAAAAAAAATTGATTACTTATCAGAAGGCAAAGCAGCCCAATTACGGAAACTTATTACTGACATGTACGGCGAATAA
- a CDS encoding AbrB/MazE/SpoVT family DNA-binding domain-containing protein, whose translation MIKHDLLISKPALSSCVLMLDIAEKCNYGTYKSIRPEGAISMKNQIRIRDVKLVPIGNSKGIRIPKALIQKYGLANTLLIEETERGLLLRKKEEKILSWEDTYKSMAEENENWDHFNVALLDGLEDEDFEY comes from the coding sequence GTGATCAAACATGACCTCCTCATCAGCAAACCTGCCCTGTCTTCATGTGTGCTCATGCTTGACATTGCAGAAAAATGTAATTACGGTACATACAAATCAATACGACCTGAGGGAGCAATATCTATGAAAAATCAAATACGAATAAGAGATGTTAAGTTGGTTCCCATTGGTAATTCTAAAGGAATTCGCATACCCAAGGCACTTATTCAGAAATATGGTCTAGCAAATACGCTGCTAATAGAAGAAACAGAGAGAGGATTACTGCTTCGTAAGAAAGAAGAAAAAATCCTTTCCTGGGAAGATACCTACAAAAGCATGGCTGAGGAAAATGAAAACTGGGACCACTTCAATGTAGCACTTCTTGATGGCCTGGAGGATGAGGACTTTGAATATTAA
- a CDS encoding PEP-CTERM sorting domain-containing protein: MKNSIMVLLSVIVSLLLVLPANATIITEGFTFSVASAEYSYDTGTHFHSSTGGEYGNPAGKAEVGRFKNEEVRGLSEYDLTGLSSSPTAFVTFNVYSLVGLFVYEYPFPFGDHNIDIYSYAGNNTEDISDYQEPMTGLVGNFTTGGLSVGDILSFDITSIFNYAIDQEWTSLGIRLQAMPLNNLGAMVFDNFRLTTTDQTTTDLQPIPEPSTMLLFGIGIIGLALFSRRKIFN, translated from the coding sequence ATGAAAAATAGTATCATGGTTTTGTTGAGCGTTATTGTATCTCTATTGTTAGTTTTACCGGCTAATGCTACCATTATCACCGAAGGTTTCACGTTTTCAGTTGCAAGTGCTGAGTACTCATACGATACTGGTACCCACTTCCATTCAAGTACCGGAGGGGAATATGGCAATCCTGCTGGAAAGGCGGAGGTCGGGCGATTTAAAAATGAGGAGGTGCGTGGTCTTTCGGAGTACGATCTCACTGGCCTGAGCTCATCGCCTACTGCCTTCGTTACCTTCAACGTTTATTCTCTCGTAGGCCTCTTTGTTTATGAGTATCCCTTTCCGTTCGGGGATCATAATATTGACATCTATTCATATGCAGGCAACAATACTGAAGACATTTCCGACTATCAAGAGCCAATGACTGGTTTAGTGGGAAACTTCACCACGGGGGGGCTTTCGGTTGGAGATATCCTTAGCTTCGATATAACATCGATCTTCAACTATGCCATTGACCAGGAATGGACTTCACTGGGTATCCGTCTCCAGGCAATGCCACTCAACAATTTAGGTGCGATGGTCTTCGACAATTTCCGGCTGACCACTACAGATCAAACAACTACAGACCTCCAACCCATACCAGAACCTAGTACAATGCTTCTTTTCGGCATCGGTATTATTGGACTTGCTCTCTTCAGCCGCAGAAAAATTTTTAACTGA
- a CDS encoding PAS domain-containing hybrid sensor histidine kinase/response regulator: MSKSSKEQDQLIQISFPDSHDILMDAPIGIFTSTPDGRYISVNRALARMYGYDSPEDMIASVKDISGQVYVDPEDRKEFMRLLEDFGEVVNHECRMLRQDGSEFWVSKSARIVKKSKEQVVYQGFATDITDRKQAEFREHKSEERFRLMFTNAPMPYQSLDEQGNFLDVNQTFLDVLGYTHEELIGKNFGEILHPDWRDHFKENFPRFKAVGEILGVEFELVKKDQSTILAHFNGKIQRDDQGRFQRTHCIFQDVTERKRNEEYLRQVLEATDDGIWDYDLVTGSFACSERFAEMLGYKPEEIKNFGCFCEENIHPQDADNFRSAFEGYISGRLPTYATEFRLKTKQGDYKWIYTRGQALQRDASGRALRVVGAHTDISKRKQTEDELRKRENFIKSTLDNLPVGVAINSVDPEVKFIYMNDNFLRFYRTTREELTEKDFWEAVYQDPEYREKIRKTVLEDCASKDFSRMYWKDVPVSRPGEEPFYITAKNIPLPDSNLMVSTVWDVTDRKLTEDALRESEERFKALHNASFGGITIHDKGLILECNLGLSEITGYGYEELIGMDGLLLIAEHSREMVMNNILAGYEKPYEAIGVRKNGQEYPVRLEARNIPYKGKNVRVVEFRDITEQKQAEYALHESEARFRNLFEHVPTVAVQGYGMDGKTLFWNKASERFYGFSSEEAIGKNLVDLIIPDEMRQDVTQEMKTMRESNIPVPATELQLKRKDGSRIHVYSSHAIVQRPNQPSEMFCIDIDLTELKQTEAELVQAKEQAESANQAKSEFLANMSHEIRTPLNGIMGMMQLLETTSLDQEQQGYLHMCLASANRLTRLLSDILDLSRIESGQMVIRKEEVDVKRLCDAVNELFMVTSQDKNISLEFSSDLELPGVFLGDEGRLQQILFNLVGNAIKYTEQGKVSLDIMPLPPGRGEQLRLLFTISDTGIGIPEDRLKVLFQPFSQVDGSYSRRHQGAGLGLAIVKRLVDLMGGNISVDSTEGKGTTVYVSLPFRLSSEVTMTNHKQPEHLLKAKQNLQILLAEDEFTNQFATQKLLERMGHTVTIAGDGQQVLDLLQKHEFDCILMDIQMPIMDGVEATRMVRSSDDFGSKKDIPIIAMTAHAMDGDRDRFLAAGMNDYISKPVQVEDLEKVLERYSY; the protein is encoded by the coding sequence ATGTCCAAGTCTTCCAAGGAACAAGATCAGTTGATTCAGATCAGCTTCCCTGATTCCCATGACATCCTGATGGATGCTCCCATAGGTATCTTCACCTCTACCCCAGATGGCCGCTATATCTCGGTTAACCGGGCATTGGCCAGGATGTATGGGTACGATTCTCCTGAGGATATGATAGCATCAGTCAAGGACATTTCCGGGCAGGTATATGTCGACCCTGAAGACCGGAAGGAGTTCATGCGTTTACTTGAAGATTTCGGTGAGGTGGTTAATCACGAATGTCGCATGCTCCGTCAAGACGGGTCAGAGTTCTGGGTGTCCAAGAGTGCCCGGATTGTTAAAAAATCTAAAGAGCAGGTCGTATATCAGGGGTTTGCTACGGATATAACGGATCGCAAGCAGGCGGAATTTCGGGAGCATAAGAGCGAGGAACGTTTTCGGCTGATGTTTACAAATGCTCCAATGCCTTATCAGTCCCTGGACGAGCAGGGGAATTTTCTGGACGTTAACCAGACTTTTCTGGATGTACTTGGCTACACTCACGAGGAACTGATCGGTAAGAATTTCGGGGAGATTCTGCATCCTGACTGGCGTGATCATTTTAAGGAGAATTTTCCCAGATTCAAGGCAGTGGGAGAGATCCTGGGCGTTGAGTTCGAGCTGGTCAAAAAGGATCAGTCAACAATTCTGGCCCACTTTAACGGCAAGATTCAGCGTGATGACCAGGGCCGATTCCAGAGAACTCACTGTATCTTTCAGGATGTCACTGAGCGTAAACGAAATGAAGAATACCTGAGGCAAGTTCTGGAGGCTACAGATGACGGAATATGGGATTATGATCTGGTCACCGGAAGCTTTGCTTGTTCAGAACGTTTTGCAGAGATGCTCGGCTATAAGCCTGAGGAAATCAAGAATTTCGGTTGCTTTTGCGAAGAAAATATCCATCCTCAAGATGCTGACAATTTTCGGTCAGCCTTTGAGGGTTATATTAGTGGACGGTTGCCAACATATGCAACTGAATTTCGCTTGAAAACAAAACAGGGCGATTATAAATGGATATACACCCGGGGTCAGGCTTTGCAGCGGGATGCATCAGGCAGGGCATTGAGAGTCGTTGGGGCGCATACTGATATCTCCAAGCGCAAACAGACCGAGGATGAGTTGCGGAAAAGAGAGAATTTTATCAAATCCACCCTGGACAACCTTCCAGTGGGCGTAGCCATTAATTCAGTGGATCCAGAAGTGAAATTTATCTACATGAATGATAATTTTCTCAGGTTTTACCGGACTACAAGAGAAGAGCTGACTGAAAAGGATTTCTGGGAGGCAGTTTATCAGGATCCCGAATACAGGGAAAAGATCAGAAAGACAGTTCTTGAAGACTGTGCCAGCAAAGATTTCTCCCGCATGTACTGGAAAGACGTCCCGGTGTCCCGTCCAGGTGAGGAACCTTTCTATATCACGGCAAAAAATATCCCTCTGCCTGACAGCAACCTCATGGTATCGACTGTTTGGGATGTCACTGACCGTAAACTGACTGAGGATGCTCTGCGTGAAAGTGAAGAGCGGTTCAAAGCCCTGCATAATGCGTCATTTGGGGGGATCACCATCCATGATAAAGGACTGATTCTGGAATGCAACCTGGGGCTTTCAGAGATTACCGGCTATGGTTACGAGGAACTCATTGGAATGGATGGTCTGCTTCTGATAGCTGAGCATTCCCGTGAGATGGTTATGAATAACATTCTTGCCGGTTATGAAAAGCCTTACGAAGCCATTGGGGTGCGCAAAAACGGACAAGAATATCCCGTTCGTCTGGAAGCCAGAAACATTCCGTACAAGGGCAAGAATGTCAGGGTGGTTGAATTCAGAGATATTACCGAGCAAAAACAAGCCGAGTATGCACTTCATGAAAGTGAAGCTCGTTTCCGCAATCTCTTTGAACACGTTCCCACTGTGGCAGTCCAGGGATATGGGATGGATGGCAAAACGCTCTTCTGGAATAAGGCCTCAGAGAGATTTTATGGATTTTCATCAGAAGAGGCCATTGGAAAGAATCTTGTGGACCTGATTATTCCAGACGAAATGCGCCAGGATGTTACTCAAGAAATGAAAACCATGCGTGAGAGTAATATACCAGTTCCAGCCACCGAACTTCAGCTCAAACGCAAAGACGGGTCCCGCATCCACGTCTATTCCAGCCATGCAATCGTCCAGAGGCCTAATCAGCCATCTGAAATGTTTTGCATTGACATCGACCTGACTGAGCTGAAGCAGACCGAAGCTGAGCTGGTTCAGGCCAAAGAGCAGGCTGAATCCGCCAATCAGGCCAAGTCCGAGTTTCTGGCCAATATGAGTCATGAGATCAGAACACCCTTGAATGGGATTATGGGCATGATGCAGCTCCTGGAAACTACCAGCCTGGACCAGGAACAGCAGGGATACCTGCATATGTGCCTGGCCTCGGCCAACAGACTGACCAGACTACTTTCAGATATTCTGGATTTATCCAGGATAGAGTCCGGTCAGATGGTAATTCGAAAGGAAGAGGTGGATGTAAAGAGGCTGTGCGATGCAGTAAATGAGTTGTTCATGGTCACCAGCCAGGATAAGAACATATCCCTGGAATTCAGTTCAGACCTGGAGCTGCCTGGAGTTTTTCTGGGAGACGAGGGCCGACTGCAACAGATCCTGTTCAATCTTGTGGGCAATGCCATCAAGTACACTGAGCAAGGCAAAGTCAGTCTGGATATTATGCCTTTGCCTCCGGGCAGAGGTGAGCAGCTCCGCCTGTTGTTCACAATATCCGACACCGGCATAGGAATCCCTGAAGATCGTCTCAAAGTTCTTTTTCAGCCATTTTCTCAGGTGGATGGATCATATTCTCGCAGGCATCAGGGGGCAGGTCTTGGCCTGGCCATTGTTAAGCGGCTTGTTGATCTCATGGGTGGAAACATCAGTGTTGACAGCACTGAAGGCAAGGGAACTACGGTTTATGTGAGTCTTCCTTTCAGACTGTCCAGTGAAGTAACCATGACCAACCATAAGCAGCCTGAGCATTTACTGAAGGCAAAGCAGAATCTTCAGATTCTTTTAGCTGAAGATGAGTTCACCAACCAGTTTGCCACACAGAAGCTTCTGGAAAGAATGGGTCATACCGTGACAATTGCCGGGGATGGACAGCAGGTTCTTGATCTGCTCCAGAAACACGAATTC